The following proteins come from a genomic window of Amaranthus tricolor cultivar Red isolate AtriRed21 chromosome 14, ASM2621246v1, whole genome shotgun sequence:
- the LOC130799345 gene encoding uncharacterized protein LOC130799345, which yields MYYAMPCTCGITIEGRKVLITHLKESLDKGYIRPSVSPWGALVLLVKKKDGSLGLCYHQLRISERDIHKTAFRTRYEHFKFTVMPFELTNAPAAFMCVILGHFVSKDKAGVKLVVAKECQISVKFLTAFMILKERLTTTLILTLLDLKLDYTVYSDASKKRLGCGLMQDCKVIAYASQKLKTHEFNYPTHSLELDAIVFTLKIWRHYVYGVKCRIYTDYQSLKYLYSQSDLNMRQRQWLELMTDYDVEFFCHKGTNLVADALCKKSSYTLAALGGVHEPVVFTDGRTNLKKRILDEAHSLKFSVYPGDDKMYQDLKLIFWWSVMKKDITEYVSRCLTYQKAKSEHKRPGNLLQSLEISVWKWDYISMDFVGVAMNEVK from the exons ATGTACTACGCTATGCCATGCACAtgtggtattactattgaaggacgtaaagtcctGATCACTCACCTTAAAGAATCGTTGGATAAGGGTTATATCCGACCAAGTGTTTCACCATGGGGCGCTCTGGTGCTGcttgtgaagaagaaggatggCAGCTTGGGGCTAT GTTACCATCAATTGAGAATCTCGGAGCGAGACATCCATAAAACGGCTTTTAGGACAAGATATGAACATTTCAAGTTCACTGTGATGCCTTTTGAGTTAACAAATGCCCCAGCCGCTTttatgt GTGTcattttgggtcattttgtttcTAAAGATAAAGCGGGTGTGAAGCTAGTCGTCGCCAAAGAATGTCAGATAAGTGTGAAGTTTCTTACG GCCTTCATGATTTTAAAAGAAAGGTTAACAACGACCCTTATTCTTACTTTACTTGACCTTAAATTGGATTATACGGTTTATAGTGACGCATCAAAGAAGCGCTTAGGATGTGGGCTGATGCAAGATTGCAAGGTGATCGCTTACGCTTCACAAAAGTTGAAGACGCACGAGTTTAACTATCCTACTCACAGTTTGGAGTTAGATGCTATTGTTTTCACCCTCAAGATATGGCGGCATTATGTGTATGGAGTCAAGTGTAGAATCTACACCGATTATCAGAGTCTGAAGTATCTTTATAGCCAAAGTGACCTAAACATGCGGCAGCGTCAGTGGCTAGAGTTGATGACCGATTACGATGTAGAGTTTTTTTGTCATAAGGGGACTAACTTGGTTGCTGATGCTTTGTGCAAGAAATCTAGTTATACTTTGGCTGCTCTGGGTGGG GTTCACGAGCCGGTGGTGTTTACCGATGGGAGAACCAACTTGAAGAAGCGTATCTTGGATGAAGCTCATAGTTTGAAGTTTTCTGTTTACCCTGGTGatgataagatgtatcaagatcttAAGCTTATATTCTGGTGGTCggtaatgaagaaggatatcaCTGAGTATGTTTCGCGTTGTTTGACCTATCAAAAGGCTAAAAGCGAGCACAAAAGACCGGGCAATTTGCTACAATCCTTGGAGATATCGGTGTGGAAGTGGGATTATATATCGATGGATTTTGTTGGGGTTGCCATGAACGAAGTTAAGTAA
- the LOC130799346 gene encoding uncharacterized protein LOC130799346 — protein sequence MNYRWEMEQLARAYIKYVVRFHGVSVQLCLIRILVIRHTFARLYSRLWALRCCIADFTEVAIVKPDLLLQMTEQCCPEEFEVGDRVLLRLSPMRRVVCFGACGKLRPGFIGLYEILERVGKMAYRLALPNSLEKVHDVFHVSQLKIYFSTASHVLDPEPLELDATLSYADQLVCILGTNVRSTWRKDTTMLKVL from the exons ATGAATTACCGTTGGGAGATGGAACAGTTGGCTCGTGCTTACATCAAGTATGTTGTACGATTTCACGGTGTATCTGTACAATTGTGTCTCATAAGGATACTCGTTATTCGTCACACTTTTGCAAGACTTTACAGCAGGCTATGGGCACTACGTTGTTGTATA GCTGATTTCACTGAAGTTGCGATTGTGAAACCCGATTTGTTACTTCAAATGACAGAGCAG TGTTGTCCAGAAGAGTTTGAAGTAGGGGATCGAGTGTTGTTAAGGTTATCGCCGATGCGTAGGGTGGTTTGTTTTGGTGCTTGTGGAAAGTTGAGACCTGGGTTTATTGGCCTTTATGAGATCTTGGAACGGGTGGGTAAGATGGCTTATCGCTTAGCACTTCCCAATTCCTTGGAAAAAGTACATGACGTTTTCCACGTGTCACagctaaaaatatatttttccacTGCGTCACATGTTTTAGACCCCGAACCTTTAGAGCTTGATGCAACCTTGTCTTATGCTGACCAACTTGTTTGTATTTTGGGTACTAACGTTCGTAGTACTTGGAGGAAAGATACTACAATGCTTAAAGTTTTATGA
- the LOC130800064 gene encoding dof zinc finger protein DOF4.6-like — MDTAQWPQEILVKPMEEMISNTCSSSVTTAPNLISNSNNIENSSNSKPNSSSLERKVRPQKDHAVNCPRCNSTNTKFCYYNNYSLTQPRYFCKTCRRYWTEGGSLRNIPVGGGSRKNKRSSSSSSSLGVKKLSSHDLIASTQSHIILGQNPKIIHHQGQDLNLGFPLNHPHNHQQDFRSFSEFMQLPNIENIHKGQIPNSGVATNANGANHHMSALELLNGLTSSRGLTPFMSIPVPEHSNGVFSSGFPSLHDYKPSLNFSLMDDLGNGYGSLQGEVNHQGGETNNGRLLFPFEDLKQVNSSTTSADHNTNSAENNNQENGEQGDSATPGYWSGMLVNNGGSW; from the exons ATGGACACTGCTCAATGGCCTCAG GAGATATTAGTGAAGCCCATGGAAGAAATGATCTCAAATACATGTTCATCTTCAGTGACAACAGCACCAAATCTCATCTCAAATTCTAACAATATAGAGAATAGTTCAAATTCAAAGCCAAATTCTAGTTCTTTAGAGAGGAAAGTGAGGCCTCAAAAGGATCATGCTGTAAATTGTCCAAGGTGCAATTCAACCAATACTAAGTTTTGTTATTACAACAATTATAGCCTTACTCAACCAAGATACTTTTGTAAGACTTGTAGAAGGTATTGGACTGAAGGTGGATCTTTAAGGAACATTCCAGTTGGTGGTGGTTCAAGGAAGAATAAaagatcttcatcttcatcttcatctttggGTGTAAAAAAGCTTTCTTCTCATGATTTGATTGCATCTACACAATCCCATATTATTCTTGGTCAAAACCCTAAGATTATTCATCATCAAGGCCAAGATTTGAACTTGGGTTTTCCTCTAAATCATCCTCATAATCATCAACAAGACTTTAGAAGTTTCTCTGAATTCATGCAATTGCCTAATATTGAGAATATCCATAAAGGGCAAATCCCAAATTCTGGTGTTGCAACTAATGCTAATGGTGCTAATCATCATATGTCTGCTTTGGAGCTTCTAAATGGGCTTACATCTTCAAGAGGGTTAACTCCATTTATGTCGATTCCGGTACCGGAACATTCTAATGGTGTTTTTTCATCTGGGTTTCCTTCATTGCATGATTATAAGCCAAGCTTAAATTTTTCACTTATGGATGATCTTGGAAATGGGTATGGAAGTTTGCAAGGAGAAGTAAACCATCAAGGAGGAGAAACAAATAATGGAAGGCTTTTGTTTCCATTTGAAGATTTGAAGCAAGTTAATTCAAGTACTACTAGTGCTGATCATAATACTAATAGTGCggaaaataataatcaagaaAATGGTGAACAAGGGGATTCAGCTACACCTGGGTATTGGAGTGGCATGTTGGTTAATAATGGAGGATCATGGTAG